One region of Endozoicomonas sp. Mp262 genomic DNA includes:
- a CDS encoding TIGR01777 family oxidoreductase: MQLLITGGTGFIGGSLVRSLLKDGYKITVISRQRPEQVKNKVSPDINVVSSMAAIDQSDVFDAVINLAGEGIMDKRWSISRKKALEDSRIALTSELVDLLERMSNRPKLLISGSAIGYYGSHSATEVLNESNSPGNDFAASLCQRWEQAAQRASSFGVKVIIVRTGVVLHPAGGALAKMLPGFRLGMGGPIADGKQMMSWIHREDMVRLLLFLLKTPGLEGIYNATAPNPVSNRDFTRSLAAALHRPALIPVPAMALRIALGESSQLLTEGQAVYPERLTEAGFSFNYPELQEALKDLLS; this comes from the coding sequence ATGCAACTACTTATTACCGGAGGAACAGGGTTTATTGGCGGCAGCCTGGTTCGTAGCCTGCTGAAGGATGGTTATAAAATTACGGTGATCAGTCGACAGAGGCCTGAACAGGTAAAGAATAAGGTATCACCTGATATCAATGTTGTCTCATCAATGGCTGCAATTGATCAATCTGACGTATTTGATGCAGTTATTAACCTGGCGGGTGAAGGCATCATGGATAAACGCTGGAGTATTTCACGGAAAAAGGCGCTGGAAGACAGCCGGATAGCGCTGACTTCTGAGCTGGTGGATTTACTGGAGCGAATGTCAAACCGACCGAAGCTGTTAATCAGTGGGTCAGCCATTGGTTATTATGGCAGTCATTCAGCCACTGAAGTGTTGAATGAGAGCAATTCCCCCGGAAATGACTTTGCCGCGTCTCTCTGTCAACGCTGGGAACAGGCAGCGCAAAGGGCTTCTTCCTTTGGGGTAAAGGTTATTATTGTCCGGACAGGCGTCGTGTTGCATCCGGCCGGTGGTGCTTTGGCCAAGATGTTGCCGGGGTTCAGGCTGGGCATGGGGGGACCCATTGCTGATGGAAAGCAGATGATGTCCTGGATTCATCGGGAAGATATGGTGAGGCTATTACTGTTTCTGTTGAAAACGCCTGGGCTTGAGGGGATTTATAATGCCACAGCCCCTAATCCTGTCAGTAACCGGGACTTTACCCGTTCGCTGGCAGCCGCCTTACATCGGCCTGCCCTGATTCCAGTTCCTGCAATGGCTTTACGAATAGCTCTTGGCGAGTCATCGCAGTTATTGACTGAGGGGCAGGCGGTTTATCCGGAGCGTCTGACTGAAGCGGGTTTTAGCTTTAACTATCCAGAGCTACAGGAAGCGCTTAAGGATCTTTTGTCCTGA
- a CDS encoding substrate-binding domain-containing protein encodes MANNSSNTVGLMVSSFRGGFFGDLMAEVQEVVDSAGKLMIVTQGRHSAESERKAIEHLIKMRCDGLILHARYLSDEEIIAIAEKAPPLVLIDRNIRKLANNCITFDHVKASEKAMGQLIGNGHRKIACMAGKLTKSKAYERFQGYVNSLERHHLPVDMNLVTEGAYERESGYSAAMELLAKARPFTAIYACSEELAAGCMDAFRERNIRVPEDISLASYDSVDLCTFLTPHVTALHFPITDMARTAGCLLMHRIHPDRFDAPENTVFEGELRIRESIKKLV; translated from the coding sequence TTGGCCAACAACTCCTCAAATACTGTAGGTCTGATGGTATCGTCATTTCGAGGCGGGTTCTTTGGTGACCTTATGGCGGAAGTTCAGGAGGTGGTTGACTCGGCTGGAAAGTTAATGATTGTAACCCAGGGACGTCACTCTGCCGAGAGTGAAAGGAAAGCCATAGAACACCTGATAAAAATGCGTTGTGACGGACTGATTCTCCATGCCCGCTATTTAAGTGATGAAGAGATTATCGCCATTGCAGAAAAAGCGCCCCCCCTGGTGTTGATTGATCGCAATATCCGCAAACTGGCAAACAATTGCATCACCTTTGACCATGTCAAAGCCAGCGAGAAAGCGATGGGGCAGCTGATTGGCAACGGCCATAGAAAAATTGCCTGCATGGCTGGCAAGCTCACAAAAAGCAAAGCCTACGAACGCTTTCAAGGGTATGTTAATAGCCTTGAACGCCACCATTTACCTGTTGATATGAATCTCGTGACAGAAGGAGCCTATGAACGCGAAAGCGGCTACAGTGCCGCGATGGAATTACTGGCAAAGGCCAGGCCATTCACAGCCATCTATGCCTGTAGTGAAGAACTGGCAGCCGGCTGCATGGATGCCTTCAGGGAACGAAATATTCGGGTACCGGAGGACATATCCCTGGCCAGTTACGACAGTGTTGATTTATGTACGTTTCTTACCCCCCACGTCACCGCACTCCATTTCCCTATCACCGATATGGCACGAACTGCCGGCTGCTTACTCATGCACCGTATTCATCCTGATCGATTTGATGCACCTGAAAATACCGTATTCGAAGGTGAGCTAAGAATCAGGGAATCCATTAAAAAACTGGTATAG
- the ptsG gene encoding PTS glucose transporter subunit IIBC has product MLKSAFGTLQKIGRALMLPVAVLPVAGILLGVGSAGFSFIPDIISQVMAEAGGAVFGNLPIIFAIGAAIGLTENDGVSSVAAVVGYVVMLGTMGVMAHTLNIEPSSIMGIDSIDTGVFGGIIAGVLAAAMFNRFYKIKLPEYLGFFAGKRFVPIATGIVAIASGIVLSFIWPPVQDAIDRFSQWAVTENPVLAGFTYGVIERGLIPFGLHHIWNVPFQMEMGEFIDDAGNLYTGDIPRFFAGDPTAGFLAGGYLFKMFGLPAAAIAIWHCAKPKNKAKAGGIMVSAALTSVLTGITEPIEFSFLFVAPILYGIHAILAGLAFAITNYLDIKMAMSFSNGMIDYVLYFGIATKPVWLIYLGGLYAIAYYIIFRIVITVMDLKTPGREEESGSGKVVITDEMVRRLVHAFGGKNNIKNLDACITRLRVTVHERENVNQDLIRELGATAVVVVGQNMQAIFGPQSDNIRTEMQEAMKSM; this is encoded by the coding sequence ATGCTCAAAAGCGCTTTTGGTACGCTACAGAAGATTGGTCGAGCCTTGATGCTACCGGTTGCTGTACTGCCGGTGGCCGGCATTCTATTGGGTGTAGGCAGTGCCGGTTTTTCATTTATACCAGACATCATATCCCAGGTTATGGCAGAGGCCGGCGGGGCCGTTTTTGGTAATCTCCCTATTATTTTTGCCATAGGTGCAGCAATCGGGCTAACCGAAAATGATGGCGTATCCTCTGTCGCTGCCGTGGTGGGCTATGTGGTCATGCTCGGCACCATGGGAGTTATGGCCCATACCCTCAATATCGAACCCTCTTCAATAATGGGCATTGACTCCATTGATACCGGAGTCTTTGGCGGCATTATCGCAGGCGTTCTGGCCGCCGCCATGTTTAACCGCTTCTATAAGATCAAGCTGCCTGAATACCTTGGATTCTTTGCTGGCAAGCGCTTTGTCCCCATCGCAACAGGCATCGTCGCTATTGCCTCCGGTATTGTCTTAAGCTTTATCTGGCCTCCCGTTCAGGATGCCATTGACCGCTTTTCCCAGTGGGCCGTCACAGAAAACCCCGTACTGGCAGGCTTTACCTATGGCGTGATCGAAAGAGGACTGATTCCGTTTGGCCTTCACCATATATGGAATGTTCCCTTTCAAATGGAAATGGGGGAATTTATTGATGACGCCGGAAATCTTTATACCGGCGATATCCCCCGCTTCTTTGCAGGAGACCCAACGGCAGGCTTTTTGGCCGGGGGCTACCTGTTTAAAATGTTTGGCTTGCCAGCAGCAGCCATTGCTATCTGGCATTGCGCCAAGCCCAAAAATAAAGCCAAAGCGGGTGGCATAATGGTTTCTGCTGCCCTGACTTCCGTATTGACCGGGATCACCGAACCCATTGAATTTTCTTTTTTGTTTGTTGCCCCGATACTCTATGGTATCCACGCGATTCTGGCTGGCCTGGCCTTTGCTATCACCAACTACCTTGATATCAAAATGGCCATGTCCTTTTCTAACGGTATGATTGACTACGTCCTTTACTTTGGAATAGCCACGAAGCCCGTCTGGCTCATTTATCTTGGAGGATTATACGCCATTGCCTATTACATTATATTCAGGATTGTAATTACCGTGATGGATCTAAAAACTCCGGGCAGAGAAGAGGAGTCAGGCTCTGGCAAAGTGGTCATTACTGATGAGATGGTACGCAGGCTGGTGCATGCCTTCGGCGGTAAAAATAATATCAAGAATCTTGATGCCTGCATTACCCGCCTTAGAGTCACCGTACATGAGCGAGAGAATGTAAACCAGGATTTAATCAGGGAATTAGGCGCCACTGCCGTAGTGGTGGTTGGGCAAAATATGCAGGCTATATTTGGCCCCCAGTCTGACAATATCCGAACTGAAATGCAGGAGGCAATGAAAAGCATGTAA
- the ptsG gene encoding PTS glucose transporter subunit IIBC: MRNAFSVLQKIGRSLMLPVAILPVAGILLGIGSANFSFLPDLLSHIMAQAGGAVFGNLPLLFAIGVVLGLTDNDGVSTLAAIVGYVVMLGTMGVMAGELGVETKPIMGIPSIDTGVFGGILAGILASIMFNRFYKIKLPEYLGFFAGKRFVPIVTAFGAIILGVILSFIWPPIGNGIQSFGNYAIEGNPVTMGFVYGLVERLLVPFGLHHIWNVPFQMQMGEFITSTGTVVTGDIPRFFAGDPTAGFLAGGFLFKMFGLPAAAIAMWHSAKTKNQKRVGGIMISAALTSMLTGITEPIEFSFMFVAPVLYGIHAVLAGIAFTITNFFGIKMGASFSHGLIDYSLFFGIGTKPAMILVWGVAYAAIYYTVFRFAIKMFNLKTPGRETESETSVKIEVNQELAAKLFTAFGGKGNIKSIDACITRLRVTVHKPENVDVDAIKALGATAVLVVGQNMQAIFGPKSDNIKTEMNELIKSGGAPEATPAAA; this comes from the coding sequence ATGCGCAACGCATTTAGTGTATTACAAAAAATCGGGCGGTCACTGATGCTGCCTGTAGCGATATTGCCTGTAGCAGGCATTCTGCTGGGCATCGGCAGTGCTAACTTTAGCTTTTTACCGGATCTGCTTAGCCATATTATGGCCCAGGCTGGCGGTGCGGTATTTGGTAACCTGCCCTTATTATTTGCCATCGGGGTTGTTTTAGGTCTGACAGATAACGACGGTGTTTCCACTCTGGCGGCGATTGTCGGTTATGTGGTCATGCTGGGAACCATGGGCGTGATGGCTGGCGAACTGGGTGTAGAGACAAAACCCATTATGGGGATCCCTTCTATCGACACCGGTGTATTTGGTGGTATTTTGGCAGGTATTCTGGCTTCCATCATGTTTAACCGCTTCTACAAGATCAAACTGCCCGAGTACCTGGGCTTTTTCGCTGGCAAGCGTTTCGTACCGATTGTTACTGCCTTTGGTGCGATTATTCTGGGAGTTATCCTGAGCTTTATCTGGCCTCCTATTGGTAATGGCATCCAAAGCTTTGGTAACTATGCCATTGAGGGCAACCCGGTAACCATGGGCTTTGTTTACGGTCTTGTTGAGCGCCTACTGGTTCCCTTCGGCCTGCACCATATCTGGAACGTACCTTTCCAGATGCAAATGGGTGAATTTATAACCTCCACAGGCACAGTGGTTACCGGTGATATTCCGCGCTTCTTTGCCGGTGACCCCACTGCCGGATTCCTGGCAGGCGGCTTCCTGTTCAAGATGTTTGGCCTGCCCGCTGCCGCCATTGCCATGTGGCACAGTGCAAAAACCAAGAACCAAAAACGTGTTGGCGGTATCATGATTTCTGCGGCCCTGACTTCCATGCTGACAGGAATCACTGAACCCATCGAGTTCTCCTTCATGTTTGTAGCGCCTGTTCTGTACGGTATTCATGCTGTACTGGCTGGCATTGCCTTTACTATCACCAACTTCTTTGGCATCAAAATGGGAGCCTCCTTCTCCCACGGCCTGATCGACTACAGCCTGTTCTTCGGCATCGGTACCAAACCTGCCATGATTCTGGTGTGGGGTGTTGCCTATGCGGCCATCTATTACACTGTGTTCCGCTTTGCTATCAAGATGTTCAACCTGAAAACACCTGGCCGGGAAACTGAAAGCGAAACATCCGTTAAAATTGAAGTCAACCAGGAGCTGGCTGCTAAACTGTTCACAGCATTTGGCGGTAAGGGCAATATTAAAAGCATTGATGCGTGTATTACTCGTCTTCGCGTCACTGTCCACAAGCCTGAAAATGTTGATGTTGATGCCATTAAAGCCCTGGGAGCAACCGCAGTACTGGTTGTTGGCCAAAATATGCAGGCTATCTTCGGGCCCAAGTCTGATAACATAAAGACAGAAATGAACGAACTCATTAAGAGCGGTGGTGCTCCAGAAGCCACTCCAGCAGCTGCTTAA
- a CDS encoding FAD-dependent oxidoreductase, translating into MGITTKFYLAIIFILSIAAHTAESDVTVIGAGPAGLTAAITIKRQLPEIQVTVIKSHEKGQLESTDSIENWPGHPPIPGEKLLKKIEKEAIHLGVIIRHDHIENISHHGHKKLIYGKNKTYLSSLVIIATGATPNIPESLTPLLGKGVYTCATCDGPRMSHKKAIVIGGGSNAAETALALHNLNADVTMIIRGNSLKAEQVLTDRLLEQQDISKLYSHET; encoded by the coding sequence ATGGGAATAACAACAAAATTCTATCTAGCCATTATTTTTATTCTAAGCATCGCTGCCCATACAGCAGAATCCGACGTTACTGTTATCGGTGCTGGCCCTGCCGGACTAACTGCTGCAATAACAATCAAGCGACAATTACCTGAAATACAGGTCACCGTTATCAAAAGCCATGAAAAGGGACAGCTGGAAAGCACAGACAGCATTGAAAACTGGCCAGGACACCCTCCAATACCCGGAGAAAAATTATTAAAAAAAATAGAGAAAGAAGCTATTCATCTCGGTGTTATTATCAGACATGACCATATTGAAAACATCAGTCATCATGGTCATAAAAAACTGATTTATGGTAAAAACAAAACTTACCTATCAAGCCTCGTTATTATTGCCACAGGTGCAACGCCTAATATCCCTGAAAGTTTGACGCCTCTTCTGGGAAAGGGCGTATACACATGCGCCACTTGTGACGGCCCCAGAATGAGCCATAAAAAAGCAATCGTCATAGGCGGCGGATCAAATGCCGCAGAAACCGCTTTGGCCCTTCACAACCTTAATGCCGATGTCACAATGATTATCAGGGGAAATTCCCTAAAAGCTGAACAGGTATTGACTGACCGCCTGCTCGAACAGCAGGATATCTCCAAGCTATATAGTCACGAGACCTGA
- a CDS encoding IS982 family transposase — protein sequence MLTKVFCRVDDFCKQFEPKLNQYLIEHCGRKRIRKQSLSISEVATIVILFHAKGYRCLKHFYINHVCKYWHKHFHGLVSYNRFVELMPQALMVLSAFLQTRYGKVSGISYIDSTGIAVCEKSRALRHKVFKDEAGWGKSSTHWYYGFKLHLIINDTGELLAVKCTSGNTDDRAVLEDMCCHLFGKLFGDKGYISKAKAQLLKEKYDVDLITTRRKNMKPQNLPAFDKVLLRGRAIIETVNDQLKNISQIEHTRHRSKFNFMVNLLAGLIAYTFQKKKPSLSIQHTGLVELVA from the coding sequence GTGCTGACCAAGGTATTTTGCAGGGTAGACGATTTTTGCAAGCAATTTGAACCAAAGCTAAACCAGTATCTGATCGAGCATTGTGGCCGCAAGCGCATTCGTAAACAGTCTCTATCAATCAGCGAAGTGGCAACGATCGTCATCCTATTTCATGCTAAAGGCTATCGTTGTCTGAAGCACTTCTATATTAATCATGTCTGTAAATACTGGCATAAGCACTTTCACGGGCTAGTCAGCTACAATCGGTTTGTTGAGCTGATGCCACAAGCGCTTATGGTACTCTCAGCTTTCTTGCAGACACGATATGGCAAGGTGTCTGGCATTTCTTATATAGATTCAACCGGCATCGCTGTCTGTGAAAAAAGTCGGGCTCTGCGCCATAAAGTGTTTAAAGATGAAGCAGGCTGGGGTAAGTCTTCTACACACTGGTATTACGGCTTTAAGCTTCACCTGATTATCAATGATACCGGTGAGTTGCTGGCGGTTAAGTGTACATCAGGTAATACCGATGATCGTGCTGTTCTTGAAGATATGTGCTGCCACTTGTTTGGTAAGCTGTTCGGCGACAAAGGCTATATATCCAAGGCCAAAGCCCAGCTTTTAAAAGAAAAATACGATGTTGACCTGATTACGACGCGCAGGAAAAACATGAAACCTCAGAACCTGCCTGCTTTTGATAAAGTACTGCTGAGAGGGCGTGCAATCATTGAGACGGTCAACGATCAGTTGAAAAATATCTCTCAGATAGAGCACACCCGCCACCGCTCAAAGTTCAATTTTATGGTGAACTTGCTGGCAGGGCTTATAGCCTATACGTTTCAAAAAAAGAAGCCTTCTCTGAGCATTCAGCATACGGGGCTGGTTGAGTTGGTTGCTTAA
- a CDS encoding IS630 family transposase, translating into MVYKRLRKSCKHKRDEEQFHDCKTALKDAQEAESKGLINLFYFDESGFTQEPCVPYGWQEKGKQLRIPSVKSKRINVLGFMNRSCELFHYPVVGSVNSDTVIAAFDDFAEKMADEKYSSNDRYTVVMVDNASIHTSKKFCARIDDWMIEKKLLVCFLPTYSPELNLIEILWRKIKYEWLNLLSIKSFAEFEKEVERVLFSFGEEYMISFSNTVRLDG; encoded by the coding sequence CTGGTTTACAAAAGACTCCGTAAATCATGCAAACATAAACGGGACGAAGAGCAATTCCATGACTGTAAAACTGCTCTGAAAGATGCCCAGGAAGCCGAGAGCAAAGGGTTAATCAATTTATTTTATTTTGATGAGTCCGGCTTTACCCAGGAACCTTGTGTGCCATACGGTTGGCAGGAAAAAGGAAAGCAGCTCAGAATACCATCAGTCAAAAGTAAACGCATCAACGTACTGGGGTTTATGAACCGAAGCTGTGAGCTATTTCATTATCCTGTTGTGGGTTCAGTGAATAGCGATACGGTGATTGCGGCCTTTGATGACTTTGCAGAGAAAATGGCAGATGAAAAATACAGCTCAAATGATCGTTACACGGTAGTTATGGTGGATAATGCCAGCATTCACACCAGCAAAAAGTTTTGTGCCAGAATTGATGACTGGATGATTGAAAAGAAATTGCTGGTCTGCTTTCTGCCAACATATTCACCTGAGCTCAACCTGATTGAAATCCTGTGGAGGAAAATAAAGTATGAATGGCTCAACCTCTTGTCAATCAAGAGCTTTGCGGAATTTGAAAAAGAAGTTGAACGGGTGCTTTTTTCATTTGGAGAGGAGTATATGATCTCATTTTCTAATACTGTCCGACTGGATGGTTAA
- a CDS encoding helix-turn-helix domain-containing protein, translated as MKYVTTITDEAVLLTLKFAKHYGPLRCIRERAHSLLLSNRGFTLEQIAEILEIRYQTASQWIDDWEEYGIRALYKGHGGGRPCIYDESEVQRIKELVAEEPRRLSYVKSKIEDETGKSSSKITLANIVKKQGWFTKDSVNHANINGTKSNSMTVKLL; from the coding sequence ATGAAGTACGTCACTACAATCACTGATGAAGCTGTTTTATTAACTTTGAAATTCGCCAAACACTACGGACCTCTGAGATGTATAAGGGAAAGAGCCCATAGCCTTTTATTGAGCAATCGTGGCTTTACCCTTGAGCAAATTGCCGAAATACTTGAAATTAGATATCAAACTGCTTCTCAGTGGATTGATGATTGGGAAGAATATGGTATTCGTGCCTTGTACAAGGGGCATGGTGGCGGTAGGCCGTGCATATATGACGAATCCGAAGTGCAACGCATAAAAGAATTAGTGGCTGAAGAGCCTCGTCGCTTATCGTATGTCAAATCCAAGATCGAGGATGAAACCGGTAAATCTTCATCAAAAATTACTCTGGCAAACATTGTAAAAAAGCAGGGCTGGTTTACAAAAGACTCCGTAAATCATGCAAACATAAACGGGACGAAGAGCAATTCCATGACTGTAAAACTGCTCTGA
- the crr gene encoding PTS glucose transporter subunit IIA has protein sequence MGLFDSLKKTMGLGADEGTVIKAPLTGEIVPIEDVPDPVFADKVVGDGIAINPTGNRMVAPCDGTIGKIFETNHAFSMETASGVELFVHFGIDTVELKGEGFKRVACEGQDVKAGETVIEVDLEFLREKAKSVITPVVISNMDDVASLEKSSGSVVEGTDSLLTVHMK, from the coding sequence ATGGGTTTATTTGATTCTCTCAAGAAAACTATGGGCCTTGGTGCCGATGAAGGTACGGTGATCAAGGCACCACTGACCGGTGAGATTGTTCCTATTGAAGATGTGCCAGATCCGGTATTTGCGGATAAGGTAGTGGGTGATGGTATTGCTATCAACCCAACCGGTAATCGCATGGTAGCGCCTTGCGATGGAACCATTGGTAAAATTTTCGAAACCAACCATGCTTTTAGTATGGAAACTGCCAGTGGTGTTGAGCTGTTCGTTCACTTTGGTATTGATACCGTTGAACTCAAGGGTGAAGGCTTTAAGCGTGTTGCCTGCGAAGGTCAGGATGTAAAAGCGGGTGAAACAGTGATTGAGGTTGACCTTGAGTTTCTCCGTGAGAAAGCCAAGAGCGTGATTACCCCGGTTGTTATTTCCAATATGGATGATGTGGCTTCCCTGGAAAAATCATCCGGCTCAGTGGTTGAAGGAACTGACTCTTTGCTGACTGTGCATATGAAGTAA
- the pfkA gene encoding 6-phosphofructokinase, with the protein MTELKRIGVLTSGGDAPGMNAAIRAVVRGSIYHGVEPVAIREGYKGLIDNDLEVVNARSVANIINQGGTFLKSARCQEFRTKEGRAKAYENARAANLDGLVVIGGDGSFTGAMLLEEEHGIPCIGVPGTIDNDIYGTDYTIGYDTALNTVVEAIDKIRDTATSHNRLFFIEVMGRDAGFIALNTGIAAGAEEILIPEQENSVEKLMSGLQSSGRAGKTSSIIVVAEGDKSGGVFELARTVEKSFPEYEAKVTVLGHIQRGGKPSCFDRVLASRLGVAAVEALLKGESGIMVGVRDQQVVKTPLERAISKQNTIDSHLMKVAEIITV; encoded by the coding sequence ATGACAGAGCTTAAAAGAATTGGTGTATTGACTTCCGGTGGAGATGCACCTGGCATGAATGCAGCCATTCGTGCTGTTGTGCGGGGCAGTATCTACCACGGTGTTGAGCCGGTTGCCATCAGGGAAGGTTACAAGGGACTGATTGATAATGATCTGGAGGTGGTGAATGCCCGCTCCGTTGCCAATATTATTAATCAGGGTGGTACTTTCCTGAAGTCAGCACGCTGTCAGGAATTCCGTACTAAAGAAGGCCGTGCCAAGGCCTATGAAAATGCCAGGGCTGCCAATCTGGATGGACTGGTGGTGATTGGTGGTGATGGCTCTTTCACGGGTGCAATGCTACTGGAAGAAGAGCATGGTATTCCCTGTATTGGTGTTCCCGGTACCATTGATAATGATATTTATGGCACTGATTATACCATCGGCTATGATACGGCACTGAATACAGTGGTTGAGGCCATCGACAAGATCCGTGATACCGCTACTTCCCATAACCGTCTTTTCTTTATCGAAGTCATGGGCCGTGATGCCGGGTTTATTGCGTTGAACACGGGTATTGCTGCGGGTGCAGAAGAAATTCTGATTCCTGAGCAGGAAAACAGCGTTGAAAAGTTGATGAGCGGTTTGCAAAGCAGTGGCAGGGCGGGTAAAACCTCCAGCATTATTGTGGTTGCAGAGGGCGATAAGAGCGGTGGTGTGTTCGAGCTGGCCAGGACGGTAGAAAAAAGCTTTCCTGAATACGAAGCCAAAGTGACCGTACTGGGACACATTCAGCGTGGTGGCAAGCCCAGCTGCTTTGACCGGGTATTGGCGAGTCGCCTGGGTGTGGCTGCTGTAGAGGCACTGCTCAAGGGTGAAAGTGGTATTATGGTAGGTGTGCGCGATCAGCAGGTGGTTAAAACCCCACTGGAGCGTGCTATCAGCAAGCAAAATACCATTGACAGTCACTTGATGAAAGTGGCAGAGATTATCACTGTTTGA
- the pyk gene encoding pyruvate kinase: MLRRTKIVATLGPATESEEQLQKLIEAGVNVVRLNFSHGDPEDHRIRAERIRSIATRLNRSVAILGDLQGPKIRIGRFQNAKIHLPDGAEFILDAELPIDAGDETQVGLAYTNLPNDCKVGDTLLLDDGRVSLKVKAIEGSRIVTTTIAGGELSNNKGINLEGGGLSAAALTEKDKIDIKLAADLGVDYLAVSFVRRAEDVEEARALLKEAGGSAAILSKIERAEVVRSHELLEEVIKASDAVMVARGDLGVEIGDAELVGVQKHMIAEARRLNKPVITATQMMESMIHNTLPTRAEVFDVANAVLDGTDAVMLSAETATGKRPDEVVRAMGRICMGAEKQPAAQVSTHRMDFTFQKADEGIAMAAMYAANHLEGVKAIVCLTKTGSTPLWMSRINTGLPVFALTRYKTTERRVALYRGVESVAFDSGSTYGSEVNERAITVLKERGVLKAGDKIILTKGENREVEGGTNTLQIVTIG, encoded by the coding sequence ATGCTCAGACGTACTAAAATTGTTGCTACTCTTGGACCGGCTACCGAATCTGAAGAGCAACTGCAAAAGCTGATTGAAGCGGGTGTCAATGTTGTTCGACTGAATTTCTCTCATGGTGACCCTGAAGATCACCGTATTCGTGCTGAGCGAATTCGTTCTATCGCTACACGCCTAAACCGCAGTGTTGCCATTCTGGGTGACCTGCAGGGGCCAAAAATCCGTATTGGCCGTTTCCAGAATGCTAAAATCCATCTGCCAGACGGTGCTGAATTTATTCTGGACGCTGAGCTGCCTATTGATGCAGGTGATGAGACTCAGGTTGGCCTGGCTTACACCAATCTGCCAAACGATTGTAAAGTGGGTGACACCCTGCTGCTGGACGATGGTCGTGTAAGCCTGAAGGTAAAGGCTATCGAAGGTTCCCGAATTGTTACCACAACTATTGCCGGTGGCGAGCTGTCCAATAACAAGGGTATTAACCTTGAGGGTGGTGGTCTGTCTGCAGCAGCACTGACTGAAAAAGACAAGATTGATATCAAACTGGCTGCAGACCTGGGTGTTGACTACCTGGCGGTTTCTTTTGTCCGTCGGGCCGAAGACGTTGAAGAAGCCCGTGCCCTTCTGAAAGAAGCCGGTGGTTCTGCTGCTATCCTGTCCAAGATTGAGCGTGCTGAAGTGGTGCGCAGCCATGAACTTCTGGAAGAAGTCATTAAAGCCTCTGACGCTGTCATGGTAGCCCGTGGTGACCTGGGTGTTGAAATCGGTGATGCGGAACTGGTAGGTGTGCAGAAGCACATGATTGCCGAAGCCCGTCGTCTGAACAAGCCTGTGATTACTGCGACCCAAATGATGGAGTCCATGATTCACAACACCCTGCCAACCCGTGCAGAAGTGTTTGACGTGGCTAATGCGGTGCTGGATGGCACTGATGCCGTTATGCTGTCTGCCGAGACCGCTACTGGCAAGCGTCCTGATGAAGTGGTTCGTGCCATGGGACGTATCTGTATGGGAGCTGAAAAGCAGCCTGCTGCACAGGTCTCTACACACCGGATGGACTTTACTTTCCAAAAGGCTGATGAAGGCATTGCCATGGCGGCCATGTATGCGGCCAACCACTTGGAAGGTGTAAAAGCCATCGTTTGTCTCACCAAGACCGGTAGCACCCCTCTGTGGATGTCCCGGATTAATACAGGTCTGCCTGTATTTGCCCTGACCCGTTATAAAACCACAGAGCGCCGTGTGGCCCTGTATCGTGGGGTTGAGTCTGTTGCCTTTGACAGCGGCAGCACCTACGGTTCTGAAGTAAACGAGCGTGCTATCACTGTTCTGAAAGAGCGTGGTGTATTGAAAGCCGGAGATAAGATTATTCTGACCAAAGGCGAAAACCGAGAGGTTGAAGGCGGCACCAATACTCTGCAAATCGTTACTATTGGTTAA